The Salvelinus alpinus chromosome 25, SLU_Salpinus.1, whole genome shotgun sequence genomic sequence ctgctgtctgtgtgccacgTGCAGAAGGGGTGTAATAGGAGCATCTGAAGGCCCTGCctgtatggagagagagacttcagaagCTCTGCctgtatggagagagagacttcagaagCTCTGCctgtatggagagagagacttcagaagCTCTGCctgtatggagagagagacttcagaagCTCTGCctgtatggagagagagacttcagaagCTCTGCCAGGAGCCCCTGTCCAATGTGAACCTGATCGACTTCTCTGGCTATTGATAACTGAAATATCAATTTATAGCCATCTCAATCATTTTCATGTTTTGAACATagcatgtgtttgtgtttataAGGCAATCTGATCTGATAGGCACCAATAACAAGAAGCTATTGGTctttttatgtattttattaaaAAAGAAAAAGAGCCTGTACGTTAAgcggatacagtgccttcagaaagtattcataccccttgacttgtttgttccacatttttttgtgtttcagcctgaattcaaaatggattaaatatatgttttctcacacatctacacccaataccccataatgacaaagtgaaaacctatttttagaaatgtttgaaaatgtattgaaaatgaaatacagaaatatctaatttacagaagtatttacagccctgagtcaatactttgtagaagcacatttggaagcgattacagctgtgagtctttctgggtaagtctctaagagctttctacacccattattattttcaaaattcttcaagttctgtcaaattggttattgatcattgcatgacaaccattttcatgtcttgtcatagattttcaagtagattttagTGAAAACTGTAACTCGACCACTCAGgaactgtcttcttggtaatcaactgcagtgtagatttggccttgtgttttaggtcattgtcctgctgaaaggtgaattcatctcccagtgtctggtgaaaagcagactgatccaggttttcctctaggattctcctgtgcttagctcaattCCATTAATTTTTTATCCtggaaaactccccagtccttaacgattgcaagcatacccataacatgatgcagccaccacttgaaaatatggagcgtggtactcagttgtgtgttgcattggatttgccccaaacataacactttgtattcaggacaaaaagtgaattgcgttgacacatttttttgcagtattactttagtgccttgttgcaaacaggatgcatgttttggaatatttgtattattttaactctgtcaattagattactattgtggagtaactataatgttgttgatccttcctcagttttctcctatcacggccattaaactttgtaactgttttaaagtcaccattggcctcatgatgaaatccctaagctgtttccttcctctctgacaactgagttaggaaggacatctgtatctttatagtggctgggtgtattgatacaccatccaaagtgtaattaataacttcatcattaTCAAAGGGATATTCACCCATCTACCTTCTTTGCGAGCCATTGGAaagcctccctggtctttgtggttgaatctgtgtttgaaattcagtgctcgacagagggaacttacagataattgtatgtgtgaggtacagagattaggtagtctttaaaaaatcatgttaaacactataatTGCACAAAGAGTGAGACCATGCTTATTTTGTGACTTGttaacacatttttactcctgaacttatttaggcttgccataacaaagaggttgaatacttattgactcaagacatttcagcttttcattttcaattaacttgtaaaaatgtttaaaaaaaaacatgattccactttgacattatggggtattgtgtgtaggctagtgacagaaaatctaaatgtaacacaaaatgtgaaaaaaaaaacTTTCTAAAGGAACTGTATTTCCCAACCCATTCCTGTACATAATACTATATAAGAAGTCAAATGTAAATACTATACTGATACACCACTGAGTAAATTCAATAAATACATATAAGATTGAGCCAAACTGGCCCATTCAATATTTATATTCACAGAATACAGGCCGTGTAGCAGGTTCAAGGTTGAGCTTACGTGGTCTAGgctagtgtttcccaactccggtccttcagtgcccccaacagtacacatttttgttgtagacTCGGACAAAAACAACTGATTCAATTTGGCATGTGCTAGATGATTAGATGTACTTGTCCGGGGCCACAACAAAAATATGTACTGTGGGGGTATTGGAGGACCGAAGTTGAGAAACACTGTTCTAGGGGCATGTGACGGGCAAGACTGGGCGTGGCAAGGAGTTCAAGAAAGTAAATAACACTTTCCAACTTTCTGCTCACCAAACTCAGCAGTAAATGTTATATTTTCACTCCCCAGTAGTTCCTGGGGAAAGTGACAGAACTGTGATAGTTTCTCTCAGTCCTAGTTACACTTCCTGTTCTCCTGATTTTGGACTTCCTGGTCTGTAAGTCAGCACCAGAGTCATCTCGCCACGCTTCCCAGATGGGACATGTAGAAACGTGCGAGAATGGGGGTTGGTGATGGGACGGGGCAGTGGAGGATCATGGGATCATGCCATAGGGATTGAGACGGTGCCATTGGCTCGGCTGCGGCTGCGCGTGTGGATGCTGGACTCGGTCAGCTCCTCGCCATGCTCCTCAGACTTCTTGTCTGCAAAGGCGGCGAGGAAGCGCAGAGTGACGGAGTCCCACTCCTcaggaagcagcagcagcaggaagcCCAGGCAGATGATGCAGGTGGCAGCCAGACGTACCACACTGAAGATAACCTCATGTTTCAACACATCTACCGCTACGGATGGGAgggaaagggggggagagagggaggaaaggagggggaggtgggggggacAGACGGAGATGTTTTGATTAATTAAGTAGAAGTGAGGTAtaagaagagagagcgagagaaagatgtTCTGATTAATTACATAAAGTTACAGAAACCACAGGACAAGGGACAAACTGAACTGCAGGGGGAGATAAAAGTAGCTAACAATGCGGCTTACAATCAGCACAAGATTGCAAACGTTTTCTCTCTGCTCTATTGGCCTacagtcttagaaaaaaaggtgctatctagaaccaaaaagggttcttcagctgtccccgtaGGATCAGTTCTAGAtaaaactattttgggttccatgtagaaccctttccacagagggttctaaatggaacccaaaagagttctacctgaaaccaaaaagggttctacctgaaaccaaaaagggttctcctatggggacagccacagaacccttttggaaccctttttttctaagagtgtagacacCTGCACCGCTCCAAGCTGTCGTAACCCACTGACCTTCATACAGGCCTCTGTGGTTGAGAAAAATAACTAGTCTGCAGGCATTTATTGTTGCCTTAGAAACCTAATCCATCTTAGTGAGGGATAGTTGCTGCGTCTGTGTGAAGGCACATTGATGATTGGGTTTCCGAGGTGAGAGAGTCAGACTTGCTGTGTAATCTGTTTGCTGTGGGGGCCTAAAGTGCTGACCTCTGGATACAATACCTCTGCATGCACTAGAATAAAGAGGCCTTAACACATATTTCAGAGATGATACAGACATTCAACATTTGCACATTATAAAGATGAAGAAAAGAGCCAGTCTGTTTATTAACAAAAGTCAATGTCAGTATAAACTTTACTTCACCCACACACggatacacgcacacgcacacgcacacacacacacacacacacacacacacacacacacacacacacacacacacacacacacacacacacacacacacacacacacacacacacacacatacctgcatTGCCGGGCACACTGAGCAGTGTTCCTATAGAGATGAGGATGGGGTAGGTAAGCACCACACCAACATTAACCAGGATATTGAACACTGGAAGAGAAATGATAATGTTAACCAAAATATCTTtcctgtgcgcgtgtgtgtgtcccATAGTTGTGTCCACtcacccagccagagcccagccaGGCCACACAGGTATCCCCAGGGCAGCGAGGACAGAGAGCCCCAGTGTTCCACTTTGGTGAAGTAGAGGATGAGGGGGATGAAGGAGATGAAAATGAGATTGAAGACACCCATGGTGGAGAGGAAGTGAGCCACCTCACCCAGGCTGGCACTGCCCAGGAACATCTTAAACAGCACCTGCAGCAGAGGAAACAATGTCGAGGTATGTTATACTGATGGCACTTTTTGTAAAACGAATTGAGAATACTAATTATTTCAGTAAACAGACACATGCTTAGTAAACAAACCTTGTAGAGAGCCGATGTGGAGGCAGAGCCCACAGCCAAGGCCACACCTATGATGGAGTCCCCATGGAAACCATCTGCATATGCCATCATGACAATGCCTGTGATGGCCATTATGGCTGCCACAATCTGCAGGTAGGGATGAGGGAAGTAAACCAATCAACCTTAATACTTGTGCCTACTGTCCCACTTCCCTGTATGATTCGTTAGATAGCTGTGTGACCAAGCCCAAGgaagtaatagtagtggtagagtaCTGACCCGTACACCCATGAAGCGGTCCTTCAGGACAATCCAGGACAGCAGGAAGACGAAGGCCTTGTGGCAGCAGTAGAGGGCTGAGACGTCAGTGGCGGTCAGCTTCCTCAGGGCCAGCAGGTACAGGTAGTTAGTCAGGGTCCACAGGATGGAGAAGGGGGCTGTCCTCTTCAGGAACAGCTTGAGGGTCATCCCATCTTCCCCGAAAAGCTTGCTGCACTCTCTGACGAATAGAATTACAGAAAGGAAATGGGGAATAAAGGAATGGGAGAGGCTATTTACTTCTCAAAATTGTTGTTGTTGGTGAGAGCACTTATCAAAGGATTAGTTCTAGGTCTATTCCCATGAGGAAATGTAAGAGTGGGACTCCAAAAACTTTGAATGGAAGTCAAAACTGTTTGGGAAAATGTgataatttttgtttgtttttccggCTGAGGCAACGCTTCATTGATATATGCAGACATCACCATTACTACAATGGCCATTTCTCCTGGTTGCGGTCAATATCCCCATTCACACGCCTGAGTGCCAATGGTAATTAGAGGAGGGATGTGTCATATAAACAACGTCTCACTGAGCACTGGAGGAGATCAAACCCCTGAATACTGAACAAACAGCATCTTACAAATCTGATAACTACTGTAGCTCCCGTAAACACTTCCGGGTGTCACCACTGATTCAATACCCTCCATATAGTCTATGGAGTCTATGGCTTCTCAAAGAGAAATACATGTATTATCCCTTCCCCGCTGTCATAATAAATCACCTGAATTTCTGTATAGGCGTCTGCTTGTCCCGGGTGGTGACCACATGGCCTCCGTagtagagagggaagaggaggatgttCCAGTTGGTGCTGAACCAGGAGATGAAGAAGGGGCAGGAGAAGGACTTGAAGGTGAGCTGGACCAGCTGAGTGGTGCCCACCCAGGAGGAGGAGACACATAGGACCAATAGGAGGCCACCCAGCACCTTCAGCACTGTGTTAGCACACGTCTGGTACGATGTCCCCTCTACACTGGCCTCGCTGCCTGGTGTGTCTGCACGAGACTCAGAACCCTCCTCTCCTGTGGGGGGAAAGCACATGCTGttgaactatgtagggaatagggttacaCCTATGGGCGTAGGTGTGGCTGAAGAGTAAACACTTCAGTACAACggacagtggaactggcttcagtACAACGGACAGTGGAACCCGCTTCAGTACAACGGACAGTGGAACCCGCTTCAGTACAACggacagtggaactggcttcagtGCAACggacagtggaactggcttcagtACAACggacagtggaactggcttcagtACAACggacagtggaactggcttcagtACAACggacagtggaactggcttcagcACCAAAAACAGTTGAATGGCTTTAGAACCATGGGCAGTTTGTGGTTGTTGATGACAGTACACAACTAGTACATGTGTACCACTTGAGTAGCCATTGGCATGAGAGATTAATGACATGCAATTGTGTAATTCAGCTGTGGTTGACCCTCTTTCCATCAACAGACAATCAATTAGAATGTTCAGTTTTCCCAATAAAACACTTAGCACTTCAGAATACAGCTGATGTGGGATAGTTTTCACAAATACATTTACAGTGGATTGTTCCATTGTTCTCAATGGGTTCCATGCTCCATTCTTTGACACTATCCTGGCTGCCTCGCTGAGGTAAGTAAGCAAGAATTGATCATTTATCCTTAGTGAGCAGTAAATCCCCCAGATTGAATAACCTTAGCATGGTGGTTGCTGTTTGCCGATGTCAGAAATAGCACCATAAAGTCATTATATAGCAAAGTGGATACAGTCCTAACATAGTCATGTAGTCATATGCATACAGAAACCTGATGCCCCAAAACAACTATCCACAATATGTATGTCAGCCCAATCACGTGACATCCATCCACCTCTCTAAAGAAACTACAGAATTGATAAAGAGGTCTGACTATTGAGGAATGAGACTTTTCAAAAACACCTTTACAGCACTGAGCAAGATGTTCCACTAGGACTTTCCCTTGTGGACATAGCAGGGCAACTACggcagactgttgacatctttaCAACCGCAAGAAAACATTGTTAAAAGGTTAGCAGATCTGCCTTTTTGTTTTTGCTTGCGACTGTAAAGAGAATAGATTAGCAAAGCTCTGAGTGTGCATTTATGTGTCCAGTGGCTTCAGTGCAGACTGAGTGGTTTTTGGACTGGTGCAGTGTGCGCAGGGAGACTGGGAGCAAGGAGAACCCTAAAACTAACTGTGAGCACACACATCACACCCACTACAACAGACAACCAGGAATTGAGAACAGAAATGTAAGGAATTATATTAAATATTATTTCTTGCAGCAGTCATTTTGCAGTCAAAACAGAataatgttgggggggggggggggggggggggtgcaatgcCTTCATGGATTGTGGGACTGAATGCCTTCTGGGTCATTGCTTACttgctgtagtgtgtgtgtgtgtgtgtgtgtgtgtgtgtgtgtgtgtgtgtgtgtgtcactgagaTGATGTGAGGGTGTTTCCGGAGAGAGCTAGGATCCGTTATATAACCCTCCAGAGCATGATCAATTTACACCAGGGCAGGAATAAAATATAACATGTGCTGGGTGTTTGCTGCTCACTTCCAGCTTGCTGGTTCAGCACTATGGGCTCAGCCCAGCCATTTCCACCATGGCTatagacattacattacaataGAGCAGGAAGCAgcagcctctctcgctctctgaagAGGAGCATTATCAGTGCTCAAAGCAATATGAGTACAATCAGTGACTCAAAGTTATCCAATAAACCCCCTGACATGCACCACTAGGTATCGACCCCCTGCTCCCAGAGAGAAAACTAACTGTTGGTTCAGAGCAgtctccccccccccaaaaaaaaatctaatcaaaactATAAAAGTGCCACTAAGATTTATACCTTGACTCTTCCCCTTAGGTTCGCTAAAACAGAAAGCAGAGTGTAATGGAATATGTATGAGATGGAACTCTTTCAAATGCATTTGATTGAAAGAGAACAAGGGTAACATTAATTGCTGGCTTAAAATGTCATAGATGCTTAAGAGTGTGTGTGCTGGGTTCTGTAAAACTTGAACGCCTTAGAAGTAAGAGAAAAGACTTCAGCAGCACATCCAGAATGATAATATCCTTGATACCCAAGACACTTCATGCTCTCTGACCCAAACTTAGAAAAATGCTGCTATTCAGTACCCACGCTAAGGTGTTGGCAGAAACTTCATGATGACAAACCTAACAGTAACAGCATTGAAAAGCATTCATACacctacagttcctacataatatTAGGTGAGCATTGCATCTCTCCGAAAAGTGCCTTTCCATAGGATGGAAAAGATAATGCTGGCCAAACACACATTATGAAGACAGACAGTGCATGAGAATCAGTTCCACACATTatgaagacagacagactggaacTGATTCTCATGCACTATGTTGTTTGACTTCTTTCTTCAAAAGGATTTTGATAAGGAAACTGTATCTCTGTCacactgaggttactgtgacaacTTTCACTGGCATTTGGAACTCTGGCAATTTGGCTTGGGATCCAGGCGTACAGTGCAGAGTTTTATATTGGATGCAAATGTCATCTCCAATACATCCATGGAATGCAACACTTGGCCCTTACATCTTTTATCAATTTGTATGCCTTAAAACTAAAGATTGATGACGCGTTTTATCGCACTTTGTCccagatggggacagacagatagACCTTAAGTGGAGAAAGGGAGACAATCAAGAATTGCATGGTTTAAAAGCAGAAGTAACATCATCGGATGTAGATGTTGTACGccaagcaattttttttgtcctcTTCCCATTGACCATTCAAAGACCATGCCCATACTGAGAGGACATAAttcactgtacagtactgtagtggGTGCTGGGTGCAGAGAGTGACAAATTGTAGGCTTGTTAGTATCCTGTTTCCCCAGGCAAACGCACCACACTCTGATCCATTGCCAGGATGTGGATATTAAAACAAAACTATCATTCCACATTCCACCTCATTAATGCTGAATTATTCGCTACATTTGAGCTCCTGTAACAGACTGCAATATTTCCTGCTGATGGTGCTATAAAACGGtagactacaatacagtatggcaCAGCAAATAATAGCATAACAAAAAGTAAGGTATCTCACACACTGTAGTTCGGACACCTGAGAGCATCATATGGCTGAGGTCTCGCAAAGGACAGGAATATCTCTACGCACTGCTGCTTAGTAGGCCTTTACCTAGTAGCTACCTATATACAGCTGGTTACCTGTACTGTATTAAGCCCCAAGCTATGATTTGAGTTGACTCATAAGAAAAGGTGTGAAATACAAACTCCCATTAAGAGAACATATACAGGATATGCTGACAACGTGACGCAGTGCCCCTGCATGGACCTCACATTCCAATCCATGACAGAGGAAGGGTGGTGGAGACAGTGATGGATAAACCAGTGCTGAATATAATAGATGACTAGTAGTTCACATTAATGTTCCTACATGGCCTGCAGGGGTATACAGAGGTCAGGCAATGCATCTAGTCCATACCAGGTGAGAATAAAATACATGGTTTAATTGAGGATTAATATTAAGTGTATATTTTGTTAATCTATGCAAAATAGATACAAAGACAATGGATATGGAACTTAAAGCCTTAGAGACGGGACGGTGTATGGCTGTGGAGAGAACTGTACCATTTAAAGGACTTGGTACCCATGTCCCTCTCAAAATGAATCACATGCAAGACAAGTAAGTAAGAAGGAACAGATGTGAGAACAGCCAAACCATCAGCCTGTTTGGGTATGGAAACATCAGCAGTAAGGCACAAAGTACAACTTGAACACAACTAAACATATGCTGTGATACCAGAGTCCCTGTCGATAAGTTCTGTATCCCCTCTCAAAGAGCGGTGAAGTGCAAAGGCATGAATGTTTCTTATAGTTATGTAATACAGTCATTCAAGTGAAAGTATTTAAATAATCATAACAGTTAATTTGTAATATAAGCATTAATCTGATTGTGTATGATTTTGAATAATCACAAGATAATGAAGAACAGTTTAGTCTACTTGATAACTATATTTTCAAGCCCTTGTGACATTTCATAGACTTTTTGAGGAGCCCAGTATACACTATTCTGTAGAGGGCACATAATGTGCTCTTTACATAATCATAGAAAGCCCAGAGCATAAAATTATACTAAGACTGGACACATCCAAATTTGTTTTAGCTACCTTAActatctccccctccctttctctacctcaTATTCTGCCCTTTGGGGTTGATTTTAATGAACAATGTAATGACCACATTACACTAAGGCCTATACACACATATTAATATGGGAAAACAGCAAACCTGCCATAGCTGTTTAGCCATAGGCATTAACAATGCACAAAGATATGGTAATCTCTCCACACATATCCCTGCTCTTATAGAAGGATTTAATGAGTTTCCAATGCTGCCCATCTTAGACACACAGATACGCACACATA encodes the following:
- the LOC139553561 gene encoding solute carrier family 35 member F4-like isoform X2 — translated: MKKHSARVAPLSSYSSQVLTCPISEGEEGSESRADTPGSEASVEGTSYQTCANTVLKVLGGLLLVLCVSSSWVGTTQLVQLTFKSFSCPFFISWFSTNWNILLFPLYYGGHVVTTRDKQTPIQKFRECSKLFGEDGMTLKLFLKRTAPFSILWTLTNYLYLLALRKLTATDVSALYCCHKAFVFLLSWIVLKDRFMGVRIVAAIMAITGIVMMAYADGFHGDSIIGVALAVGSASTSALYKVLFKMFLGSASLGEVAHFLSTMGVFNLIFISFIPLILYFTKVEHWGSLSSLPWGYLCGLAGLWLVFNILVNVGVVLTYPILISIGTLLSVPGNAAVDVLKHEVIFSVVRLAATCIICLGFLLLLLPEEWDSVTLRFLAAFADKKSEEHGEELTESSIHTRSRSRANGTVSIPMA
- the LOC139553561 gene encoding solute carrier family 35 member F4-like isoform X1; the protein is MVSAGTHETFPSNCAFGFTMISTEGAEGGGDQPCFRLEPLNAHLSGKAGETHLLYGDTDATSKVTANGVQDIEDRILRITGYYGYYPGYSSHRREEGSESRADTPGSEASVEGTSYQTCANTVLKVLGGLLLVLCVSSSWVGTTQLVQLTFKSFSCPFFISWFSTNWNILLFPLYYGGHVVTTRDKQTPIQKFRECSKLFGEDGMTLKLFLKRTAPFSILWTLTNYLYLLALRKLTATDVSALYCCHKAFVFLLSWIVLKDRFMGVRIVAAIMAITGIVMMAYADGFHGDSIIGVALAVGSASTSALYKVLFKMFLGSASLGEVAHFLSTMGVFNLIFISFIPLILYFTKVEHWGSLSSLPWGYLCGLAGLWLVFNILVNVGVVLTYPILISIGTLLSVPGNAAVDVLKHEVIFSVVRLAATCIICLGFLLLLLPEEWDSVTLRFLAAFADKKSEEHGEELTESSIHTRSRSRANGTVSIPMA